In Pristis pectinata isolate sPriPec2 chromosome 7, sPriPec2.1.pri, whole genome shotgun sequence, the sequence ATCCACACCATATTTTGGTCAGGCAAAAAAAACAGGAGATAATTGATCCACAGATCTTGAACTGGAGCACACCTGATGGAAGGGTACAAAATCTGGCAATGGAGCAGCTTCGACAGTGTTGCATATCACCAAGAAAGGAGAGGATGGAGTATAGACACAATAAATATGATCTAACATACACCTGAGGACTGACAAAAATTGATTTCAGCTTCAAATCTGTTCTGTAGCACAACCTGCACCCAACAATGGAATTTATAGCCTAACATCTTTTTATTCAGAAATCGCATCAAAGGAAATGTTTACCAATAGGAAGGTGTCTTGTAGCTGAGATGGGAGTTACCTTCATTGGAGATGATGGGAATTAATTGATTGTAATGATATAGAACAGAAGGAAGTATTTTTCTGAAAGTTAGCCAACAAGCTGGTTAGGTGGGTCTAATAGCATATTATATAagagaatattttgttttagtgaAGGAAGCATTATCACAGGTGCACTTTAGTTGTGAGTCCATATGATGAACTGAATTTCCAAATTTGTAGATATATACCTGACACCAATTATACAATGAAAGCCATCAGACAGTGATGTCCATCACAAGCTTGCTCCCCTACCAGTATGAAGTATTTGAAAACAGACATTTATCACTGAGGCGCTGCTTGTCTGCCAACAGCTAACTTAAAATGTTAACAAATACCACTATGAATAATCCTGACAATGTAAAAGCAATCACACTGATGGAATTAAGTGATATGATAATGTCATGTTTAATAAAATTTGGTTGAGTTGAGAATGGTTTTTACCAGTACTTTCtttcaatgattttttaaaatctttttgacAGAGCAAGACACAGgaagaaatgtaaaaataattcaGGCAGACTTTACTAACACGGACATTTATCAACACATTGAGGAAAATTTGAGAGGCCTTGAAATTGGGATCCTGGGTAAGTTAAATCCATTTATTCTTTGACAGGATGATTCATTAGGTAACCCCTTTTTTTAGGATTGTGGGTGCTGATTCTGGTGTATAGTAGTACAAAATTGGCTTCATATTGTAAATTCATGTATGTTACTAGAATTGCAGTTATAGTTAAGAAGAGAGACTTGAGAagtttatacttttttttgaatgGAGGTAAGACggtaagagtgacatgaggaaggTCATGAAAAATAAGAGATTAAtggtgaaatttcttcttgtGTTCAGTGGTAGCACAGAAATTTAAGAGGACTACAATAAAGGTCAAATGGAAGTTGAGGTAAAATTTTTAGTGGGTGACAAGATAGCATAACCTTCTGACATCCATTTGCTGGGTTTATCAATGGTGAAGACCCTGGTGAGGATGAGCATTGCTGTGGCCATAGCAACTTTCATTTTCAGTAAAACCCAACACAATAAAATATGAGATTATGACTTGCTGGCATTGAAGCTGACTGATCTATCAGCCCAAAGGATGCTGTTAACCACCACAGCATCACACTAATTGATTGCCAataattgatgagttctgcataaACATTGCCTATTTCTGTCAGAGctggaggattttgtggggaCAGTGTTGATgtgtttttccagtgccttgttatgcctgctgtaggtagtccaagtctcagaagcatatagaaggacagagatcactgctgccttgtAGACCATGAACTTTGCTCCAGGTCTGAGGCCTTGACCTTaaaaccttttcctcaatcagccaaagactgtgctggcacattAATGGCAATAGttaatttcatcactgatgcctGCCTTTGCTGTGAGGTACATACTGCAGCTTAACTATTGATGTTCGAGTGATCTTGATTCTAGAGTGTCAGCACTGCAGGTTGAACAGTTTACCATGAGGTTTGAAGATTAGGAAATTTTATTCAAGTGAGGTGCATGCTGTGAAAGATTAAGAAAAGTGATGTGGCAATGATTCAGCTTTGTTTGACATGGGTCCACTGCGATTGACTCTATTGTAGACTGGTTGGTTAGTATCATGGCTTGCACAAAGTTTCTGtccaaactgaatttgaatttgtAAAGTACACAAAAATTTTTCAATTAGACTAgagggctcaggtttaaggtgagaggggagaaatttaaaggagatctgaggggtaagttttccacatagagggtggagCTGCCAGtgggaagtagtggaggcagatactattacaacatttaaaaggcagttggacaggtacttggataggaaaggtgtagagggctaCAgatctaatgtgggaaaatggcatAAATAGGCAgagtggtcggcatagacatgctgggctgtaagggcctgtttttctgctgtatgtttctatgatgattctatgattaatttAGGGAGGGTTCTGGTCATTATTTTGAAGTTGAATGGATCTCTAGATGTGTATACAAAATTGCGTTATCTgtattctgtttattttaaaagaaaatattactaCTTTTTTCTTGCAGTAAATAATGTTGGAAAAATCCAAAATGAATACCCATGTCGATTTCTTGAAATGAGTGACATAGATAAGGTACATTACTATTTTATTCAATATACAGAGTATGACTGTTCATATTTTAGAGCAGAGTTTCTCTATTTCATACATTCATAATCACTGAATATGCCAATATATTATAGGTCAAATAGCAAAGGTAATTTGTGATCATCAAGTCAAGCTGCTTTGCTCAATTTGTGGAAAATGTTCCCACCAAAAAGTTTTTATAAAAGCCCTGAGGCTTGGGGAGGCTccctttttaatttaatttaccaaattGGGCTTATTGATGGTTGACTTCTCTGAAAGGGACTCTTGGTTTTGAGTCATTATGGGTCAGCATATTTTAGAGTTCTaagtacctcacagctccagcactctttatttgatcttgacctccagtgctattgtgtagagtttgcattttCCGCCTGTGATCCTGTGGGTTCCTAccagatactccagtttcctcgcacatcccaaaacATGCTgcttaataggttaattggctgctataaattacccctagtgtaggtgggtggtaagaaAATTAGgtgggaagttgatgggtatgtgtagGAGAATAGGTTATATGGAAATAAAagggtgaatgggattgctctgaaagctgccatagatttgatgggccaaatggcctccttctatatcactAGGAAATGCAATATGTGAGATTCCAAGCATGGATGTTGAAAGCCTGAAGTCTGACTGAGCTTGACAGTTGTCTCTGCTGAGTCTGACAGCAgagcaagttgggctgaagagggAGTGGAATCCATTATATCTGGTCCCCTACTTTACACCACACTCCCCATTCATTTAACCATTCAGGTATTCACTTGAtttatctaattttattttaatagagTCATTTAGAATAGAAGAAGGTCCTTCGCCCCACTGACTCTACACAGgccattaaacacccatttatgttaatcctatgctaatcctatttagTTTTCCTGTATTCCCTTtatctccttccagattctaccactcacctgcccgctaggggcaatttacagtagccagttgacCTATCAActagcacctctttgggatgtgggaggaaactggatcacccggagaAAAACCATgggatcacagggaaaacatgcaaactccacacagacagcacgctaggtcaggattaaactgggtcactggaactgtgaaatagcagctctaccagctgcgcgaTTGTGTCACCTAAGTTATTTGTTAGTGGTTTAAAatgattttaagtttttaaagatttttaaacTTCTTGAATCAGCTTCAAAGGCCTTTGAGTGTTCAGGGGCTCAGCATACAAGACTTGTTCACCACCTGGAGCCCAGCCATTCCATCACATGCTGGTGGGAACAGAGTCAGCTATTTCAGCCTCTGCGTCTAGAAAAACTAATGCAGGTTAATGGGGTTTGTGGGCAGCGAGGTTGGGCAgtgggctggatgcagggaggctgCTTCATCTTCTAATATCTTACAAAACAGAAATTAAGTTAGTTAATCTGAAAATCAATTCCCAAAATATTTCTCTTCTAGGCAAAACATTATAAATTATTTGCCAAGCTTTGCCTTGACAACCTCATTGAACATTCTTCTCCCAGAAATACTCGTGAAGGCTTTATAGGTAAAAATACTGTAGTCTACAGGCCAGAAGGTTAGCAGATCAATCTCTAATATACTCATTGAGCTGATTTTAAACCCCAACGCAATACGGGGATACTAATAGTGGCCCCAAACCGTGGAGATTAAAAGTCACACCACACTGTATTGGTCGACCTTTGCAACAAACTGCACTTGGGTCTGTTTCTGGCAAGAACAGGAATGGGATTGAATGTGGTATCCTACATTGTAAAACTaccttttaatattttggttTGAATTTTTCCTTTTCAGGAGGGTTAAGGCAGGACTTCTTTATGCTTCCCATTCCCATGATCCATTTCCACACAATCCATTTTTGAGGGTTGGCCTCCTACTTTTGCGTGGTTGCCCACCTAGGCATACTCTCCCACCTTAATGTCCAGAATCCCAGTAAGGGTCCTGTGGTAATGCTGCGGTGAGGTGCCTGCAGAAGTGCCTGGAAATTCAAACTGCTATGAAAGGGTATTGAAGCATCCAGAAAACCCTTCCAGcagttttgctttaaaaaaaaagattcttgCTGAACTTACATCCATCCAGAAATTGCTAAGCGCTTGTCAAGAGGGAGAGGTCGTCAAGCACACATTGTCTTCCTCCAatatttgcttgcagcagcttgCCAGCAATTGCAATCTGCCACCTCTCCTTCAAATTTGCTGGTAGTTGAGATAAAAGGCACCCCAAAATCCCCCAACATTAATAGGAGACAGGACAGTTTGGGGCCTGGAGTGTTGGCAGAGGCAGACGTGGCGATGGATAGAGGAAAATTCCTGGCAGCATGCCAGGGGAAGAATCTGTTGGTCTTCCCTCGCTCTCTTTCATTTCCCTCGGCCCAATTTCACCCCTTGCTTTCAGGATGGCATAAAGTGAATGAACTTTGAGGGAATGGAAGGGCACTGATGCCAGTGGTACCATGACTCAACAGATCTGGACTTTAAGGAGATAAGAGGAAAAAAGTCCTTGTTCAACACAATTTTGAAGTGGAGTAAATGGACAATATTACTAAAGTATTAAGATTTACTTCAAGCGTAAAACCTTAGATGTAAATTGATTTCTTTTCATGCTACTATCTAAATTCTTATGTGTTTAataacagtatttttttaaaagaaatattcttTGATAAAACTCTGAATGCTCTATCAGAGTTTTTACAACCACAATCATTACATTGATAATTGCTAAATTGAATTGTGCCCACCACCTGCAGAACTGCTGATTTCCTGCTTGGTGGCAGAACTGTATAACCTCCCTGTCTCCATTCCTCTGCTCACAGGCCATTATATTAAATAGTGTAATTTTGCCATAGAGAAGACTCCTTTCAAACCAGCTTTATATTATTACTAATTTTATACAGTATAGTTTTATGAGAACCCAATATCAGTTTTGCTGTATGGATGATTAAAACTTGTTTCAGGAATTATAATATTGCCATGTTATAGCACTTGgtaattttcttttgtctttgtaCATTAGACCATCAATGATATGATTTCAGTTAATGTGGTATCTATGGTCAAGGTATGTGGTCTTCCACtgacaattttgttttttaataaCTGAAGTTTGTGACTCTAAGAACAGTTGAAGTAGTACCTGAGcaatagcatcatacagcatagaaacaggtcctttggtcataccagccatcaagtacctatctattccATTTCCATTTCCTAGCACTTGGCTTGTAGCATATAATGGGATTTTAAGTGCTCATCAAAATACTTGTTAAATTTTGTAAGATTCTCAAATGATGCGTTCCAAatttcaaccatcctctgggtgaaaagattcttcttCAAATCCCCTCTATATCTCctattcctcaccttaaatctgtgccccctggtTATGGGCAACCCTGCGAAGGGAAAAGGcttctatctacccaatctatctatgcccctcataattttatgtaactctatcaggcctccctcccccccccccacaagcctTCTTCCtttcagagaaaacaaatatagcctatccagtctctcttcatagttGTTGAAATGTTCcctcccaggtaacatcctggtaaatctcctctgcaatgtcTCCATAAGAATTACATCTTATCTATATTGAGGTGACCTgaagtacttcagctgtggcctaatgaatgatttatatagttgtaccataaactccctgctcttatattctatgccctgggtTGTTGCCTTTGGAGATTCTTAGGATCTGTTGCTTTTATCCCATCTGGGCACCTGGACCATGAGGACCTTTGCAATCACTGGAGACCATACCCAATAACATGGTAGCTCAGGTAATGGAATATCATGGTGGCATGTAGAACAGCCCATCATGGCACAACAGAGCTTCTTCACCACTATAAgctcaaacattctctcttctcccccctcccatcgggcagaagatacaaaagccttaaagcacgtaccacagggttcgagaacagcttctatcctgctgttataagacaattgaatggtccccttgcaccttattgtcatcctgcacagcattttctctgtaactgtgacacttcattctgcattctgttattgttttcccttgtactatcttgatgcactgttgtaatgaaatggtatgcatggatggcatgtaaaacaaagtttttcactgtaccttggtgcatgtgacaataatgatccaatttaccaatttatattctAAATTCCTAGCCATCACATATAGTTTTGTAATGAGGTATATGTTATGTATTTAATCATGACATAGACGGAGGCCAactggcctatcaagtctatgctggctttcagaaCAGACCAATCACTCCCATTTCCccgtttatttccctgtaactggtTCTGTCACACTGGTCCACTAactccctcctgattctcctatcaGTCACCTGCTGTAGGAGAAATTTGCAGCAGGtctttatgacataggaggaaacCTGAGTCCTCCCGGGGAAAACACTCAAAATCACAGGGAAAAGACACATTCTACAGAACTGGCACTGGACATCAAAAATGAACCTAGCCTGCTGAAGCTgcgaggtagcagcactaccctGCAGCACCACTGCACTATTCATATTAATATACATTAGACATAACTTAATATTACTAGGACATACTTTTGTAGCTCAGTGATTCTTCAGTGAACAAAGGAGAAAGTTGCACTCTTTAAATTGGAAGCATGAAGTGTAACAATGTAGTCATATTTTGCTGTAATTTGTAGATGACTCAACTTGTCCTGCCGAAGATGAAAGAAAGGTAAGACCAAGACCTTTAATCATAATCCGAGGGGTCTAATTAATCAATAGCCGAAGTCCTTTGAGTTTGATGGGGCCAAATAAAGTCTTCAAAACTCTTCCCATTCCCCAAGCTGTGTTCAATCATTCCACCCATGCTCACTAACCTAGTTTGGAACCTTGTTTCAGTTATTAAAATTCACTCCATTGCTTTTATATCAGTCCATGGCCTCATCCTTCCTGACCTCTCTAACCTCATTCAGCTCTGTAATGCTCCGAGATAATTGTGCTTCTCCACTTTTGCTCTCTTGTTAATCGCTCCACTCTTGGTCAGCTGCCAAAGCTGTAAACTCTGGAGCTGCATCCCaaaacctctccatctctccttccttcttTAAGACACTACTTGAAAGCTATCTCTTTGTCCAGACCTTTGGTCAAAAGTCTCCTTATGTTATTCAAATGAACTTTGTTGAAATTACTTGAAATGTTACACTTTTGTATAAATGTAAGTAGTCGTTGCTACCATCTCTGGCAGTGGGATAGAATATAACTAGGGTTGATGATGGCGGATTCTGGGATGTTGACTAGAAGATATAATTCCTTATGAATATTGCTGACGTTTGACTAATTGACGGGAGAACTGTCATTAATTTTGAACAATATTATAGAGAATTGGACGGCTGGATGTGCCTTTGCCCTGTGTCTGAATGGGTTGCCCAGTTCAATGTTGGGTTGTTTTATGCTTGATGTATTTTGTCATAGACTTGGATATAACTGACTGTCTTTCCAAACCATTTGAGGGAGAAGAGTCAAACACATCGCCATGGGTCTCTAGATTTAATGGCCAGAACTGCACCAGTATTTTcccaaagtaaaatactgcagatgcagaaaatttGATGTAAAAATGGAGAACAGGTTGGAactactgagcaggtcaggcaccatcggAGGAGTGAATCTTTAGCTTAAGAATATACATTGAGAAACAAATATAAAACATGATAAAAGTTTGTGGTCACCTTGGCTGGAGTTATGATAAGCTTTTCAAGGTTTGTCAAGTGTTTTGGTGGAGCAGCACAAAATCCAAGGAGATTATCTTGTGGCATGATTAATTCTATGCCTCAGTTCATAGTTTGCTGCCTTCTGCGCTGGAAAGTGAACCCTGCATGGTAGATAAGAAATTGTGACCCAGTTGTGTTGTGTATTAAATTATTGGCCGTACATACAGTTTTATGGGTAGGATCCTGCTCAATCTGCCAGCTCCAAATACATTTACACCCCTGTACCAGACCCGTGGTTGCACTTCTCTTTCATGGCTTCAATCTTGATGCCTCAGTTCCATCTGCCTAATGAAACTAAGCAAGTTACAAGCAGTGACCAAGCCTCAAAGCATTAATTTTTGAGTCAGTACAAATAAAAGAATCAACTTGCTATTCACACTCACAGGTATGAATTGCTTCTGATAAGATTTTGTTCAGTGAAGCGTACGGTagctgtaatttatttttttacaaaTTTTCCTGATCTGATATTATTGACCTAATTTGTTAACAATTACACTTCCAGTGCTGCTGTGGCATGGTTACTCCTGCCTGGCTAGCATTTGGCCAATATGTGCTGATGGTGCTGCATAATTATTTGAAGGATGGAACTCTGGAAAAAATCAGAACATTTCCCTTGTTCCACTTGAAGTGAGATCGGTGGTGCAACAAGCTGATACAATCTTGTTCTTTACATTGAATGTTGAAGAGAAATTCTTTATAGTCATAACAACCCACTGATCAAAAGGGCAGATTGTTCTGGCATGTTGTATTGCTGTCGCTTTCCGGCATGTGTGTGACGATATCACGCCCTTCATTGGTTAATTGGTTCCCTGTTCTCCCATGTTTTCTTCTACTATCTCACGCCAGCAAAGTGGTCAACTCCAAAGAGTCAATGGGTGTAGACATCTCATTTAAAGATTATGCCTAATTTCTCTAATCTGCAACTATGTGCATACACATGGAAGTTAAAATGTCCCAGGGAGATGGGTTGGGGAtatagattggaaaaaaaatggggAATAGTTACAACTTTGCTTCCAAAGGGAGGCTtcaagaaggtttttaatgggagaaaaagaaaaagaaatggagtGAAGGGAAGCAGGTATTTCCCCTCGATGGATGTTTGAAAAAATCCTTACAGCAGATAACTCATCTAACCTAATCCTTTTTATCTTTGGAAAGACAGTGAAAGATTCCTGTTAAAGTGCATTTAACCATTTTACATATAGAAATATTATACTTTCAGACAAAAGGGTTTGATCCTGAACATTTCATCTGGAATTGCTAATTTCCCGTCTCCTCTCTGCTGTTTGTACTCATCTACTAAGGTGCGTTTATCACTTTAACAAATGTAACTCtacatttccttttttattcaAAAACGTAGGTTGTTTTGTGCATTCCTCTGTTTAGAACCAGGGGTGACAATTCACAAGAAAATATTGAACGTGTAATTAAGGCTGAGCTTTCTGTAAAGCTGCTCCTGCTCTGTCCTAGTAACTTTATCACCGATGTGGCAGGATAAACAAATGTTCTATTGCTCATTCAGTCAAGTTATGGCAGTGGAGCAAAAGCAGCTCTGAAGAACTTAATGGTTTAAGCCctgatttgtaatttttttggtTCAGAAATAGACAGAAAGAGTAAGtgaaactgaatgcaaaattggTCATTTGTTCCTGGTTTTAAGACAAATTCTTGTCCATTCTTTCAGTTCCTTTTAATGACACATTTGAATAAATTAAGTGCTAATTACACTCCCATTCCCTGCCATCCCAGccacacagttccctgaaagagaTGAGAATTTGGTAAAGTCATTCTGCATAGCTCCACTCTGAGCCCACTGGGTGATCAAAAGCAGCCCAGGAACGTAGTTAGGACAGCACGGATCAACATTACCTCTAAGGATACTAAGTCATCTCTGCTCTAGACAGGAACCAGTTCAGGTCCCTCTGGAAGACATGCTGACACCAACTCTGGATTTCAAAATCTGGGATCAGCACTGGGACCTCAGTGAGTGGACATGGAGCATAGGAACCTGGGCCCCAGTGAGTTGGGAGTACAGGAAGTCAGGAACCAGAGCCCCGGTGAGTcaaaagggagcatgggaactggggctaCAGTGAATTAGATTGAAACTTGGGAGCCGGAAACGTGAATTGGAAGGGAGTATGGCAAACATTACcttgtgagccagatgctgaatcatcaggatttctgaatggtcacatagcggattatcagagtttttagTAGTTTATAATCAGAGCTGGCCAAGGGTTTCTCACATGGAATTTTTATAATCATACCAGGATCATTACTGAAAATCAGATGTAGTATTTATCTACTGTTAGTTGTCTCACCAACACACTGTGTGAGGATATAATCTACAAGTGCCTCACCCATTGTCTCCATTACATTTAATAaagggaaagttgaagtctctctTAATATGAACTGGGCCAAGCATAAAATGATATCGAGCAATTTTAATGAGGATTGTAGCCTTTAAGCAAGTTATTTTCTCATCTTACTCATCATTTTCAGCTCAGTGGATAGTGAATTGAAGATACTATGAATCAGGTGAAAGGAGCTTCAGAAGTGTTAATGCATACTCCAGAAAACAATCATTATCTTTGCagtaatgttaattttaaaaaaacatggtgTTATCAGGCTTGTGTCTTTTTCAGTCTTGTGAATTTTAAGCCTGAAATGTATAGAGGTGTACATATTGCAAATtgtttgagtttttaaaaaaaattataagttgagatctttaaaatagtttttttgttCCAAGTATTCTGGACAATTTAAAGTGTATAAATCTCTATTATTTTTACTAAattatttgccagatctttatcGAAAGATTTTCTAGAGGC encodes:
- the hsd17b3 gene encoding 17-beta-hydroxysteroid dehydrogenase type 3 isoform X2 — encoded protein: MEELLVVIGIWVILIFFLRVTKCLRYFLLTRWFGVPNSFFTSKGEWAVVTGSTDGIGKAYACELAKRGLNIVLISRSKEKLQKVADEIEQDTGRNVKIIQADFTNTDIYQHIEENLRGLEIGILVNNVGKIQNEYPCRFLEMSDIDKTINDMISVNVVSMVKMTQLVLPKMKERQKGLILNISSGIANFPSPLCCLYSSTKIFIERFSRGCQAEYGSKGITIQMLLH